In Haloplanus rubicundus, one DNA window encodes the following:
- a CDS encoding flippase activity-associated protein Agl23 gives MPFDARRRALQAVLAITALALAVRLVGLGVRIFHWDEGRVAYWILRYHESGQFAYRPIVHGPFLFIVNDWVFSIPVLGASDFSARLIVAVVGGLLPLSAWLLRDHLRDAELVALAVVLAINPLLVYYSRFMRNDVLVGAFAFVALAMFVRALDRGDARLVYPAAAAMGLAFTTKENAVVYVLCYLGAGALLIDHRLFRAARSDRSVRQLVLRDWRTALAYRLQAWGGSVRRGIGLTAVHTVGALVAFFAVVTFFYAPRPELWTALAAPSRLPGVVEAATVGSWESFYSLWVAGSHQNHDYLPFLYDYLETLLYGAPFVLLFALVGFVADGYGDDGYRDIVAFATYWGAVSIVGYPIATDIRAPWAAVHAVIPLAVPAAVGIAAAARRVRETVRARAGDDPDTNGLLTPAAWTRPAALAALVLCAAAVGTVGANAAYANSASDAEAGEVIQWAQPENDLKDTLELVRGVVRANEGTDVLFVGTHTPGNPSDVRFYVANESTLQQPRPGGPSWHTRLPLPWYLERYDAEVTSTAPDASLPADPPPVVVAAGWDEDRVARELSGYERHRHDFRLWSDEIVVFVDESALERAREQGYV, from the coding sequence ATGCCGTTCGACGCCCGCCGCCGCGCCCTCCAGGCGGTTCTCGCGATCACGGCCCTCGCCCTCGCCGTTCGGCTCGTCGGCCTCGGCGTCCGAATCTTCCACTGGGACGAGGGCCGCGTCGCCTACTGGATACTCCGCTATCACGAGTCCGGGCAGTTCGCGTACCGGCCCATCGTCCACGGTCCCTTCCTCTTTATCGTCAACGACTGGGTGTTCTCGATCCCCGTCCTCGGCGCCTCCGACTTCAGCGCCCGCCTGATCGTCGCCGTGGTCGGCGGCCTCCTCCCCCTCTCGGCGTGGCTGCTGCGCGACCACCTGCGCGACGCCGAACTCGTCGCCCTCGCCGTCGTCCTCGCGATCAACCCCCTGCTCGTCTACTACTCGCGGTTCATGCGCAACGACGTCCTCGTCGGCGCGTTCGCGTTCGTCGCTCTCGCCATGTTCGTCCGCGCCCTCGACCGGGGCGACGCCCGCCTCGTCTACCCCGCCGCCGCGGCCATGGGTCTCGCCTTCACCACCAAGGAGAACGCCGTCGTCTACGTCCTCTGCTATCTCGGTGCGGGGGCGCTCCTCATCGATCACCGCCTCTTCCGTGCCGCCCGCTCGGACCGCTCGGTCCGCCAGCTCGTCCTCCGTGACTGGCGGACGGCCCTCGCCTACCGCCTCCAGGCCTGGGGTGGCTCCGTCCGCCGCGGGATCGGACTCACCGCCGTCCACACCGTCGGCGCCCTCGTCGCCTTCTTCGCCGTAGTGACGTTCTTCTACGCCCCCCGCCCGGAACTCTGGACGGCGCTCGCGGCGCCGAGTCGCCTCCCCGGCGTCGTCGAGGCGGCGACCGTCGGCTCGTGGGAGTCATTCTACAGCCTCTGGGTCGCCGGTAGCCACCAGAACCACGACTACCTCCCCTTCCTCTACGACTACCTCGAAACCCTGCTGTACGGCGCGCCCTTCGTCCTCCTCTTTGCCCTCGTCGGCTTCGTCGCCGACGGCTACGGCGACGACGGCTACCGCGATATCGTCGCCTTCGCGACCTACTGGGGCGCGGTGAGCATCGTCGGCTACCCCATCGCGACGGACATCCGGGCGCCGTGGGCCGCCGTCCACGCCGTCATCCCGCTCGCCGTCCCCGCGGCCGTCGGCATCGCCGCCGCCGCCCGGCGCGTCAGGGAGACGGTTCGGGCACGGGCGGGCGACGACCCCGACACCAACGGTCTCCTCACCCCCGCGGCGTGGACCCGTCCTGCCGCCCTCGCGGCCCTCGTGCTCTGTGCCGCCGCGGTGGGCACCGTCGGCGCCAACGCCGCCTACGCCAACAGCGCGTCCGACGCGGAGGCCGGCGAGGTGATCCAGTGGGCACAGCCCGAGAACGACCTGAAGGACACGCTCGAACTCGTCCGCGGCGTCGTCCGCGCGAACGAAGGAACGGATGTCCTCTTCGTCGGCACGCACACGCCGGGGAACCCGAGCGACGTGCGCTTCTACGTCGCGAACGAGAGTACGCTCCAGCAACCCCGCCCGGGCGGGCCATCGTGGCACACCCGCCTCCCGCTCCCGTGGTATCTCGAACGCTACGACGCCGAGGTGACGAGCACCGCACCGGACGCGTCGCTCCCCGCTGATCCGCCGCCGGTGGTCGTCGCCGCGGGCTGGGACGAGGACCGCGTGGCCCGAGAGCTCTCGGGCTACGAACGCCACCGCCACGACTTCCGGCTCTGGAGCGACGAAATCGTCGTGTTCGTCGACGAGTCGGCGCTGGAACGCGCCCGCGAACAGGGGTACGTGTAG
- a CDS encoding helix-turn-helix transcriptional regulator: MPMSAADDADLSADERAALELVLDTRGIHQSELWKELDVSSRKGSRLAESLVEQGLIQREETVYEGHNTYFLMPTARDLEFALLMAGDMLSPFIGEEEVDPRSDAFSQWLMNLAYEEY; this comes from the coding sequence ATGCCGATGAGCGCGGCCGACGACGCCGACCTCTCGGCCGACGAACGCGCGGCGCTCGAACTCGTTCTCGACACCCGCGGCATCCACCAGAGCGAACTGTGGAAGGAGCTCGACGTCTCGTCGCGGAAGGGGAGCCGCCTCGCCGAGTCGCTGGTCGAGCAGGGGCTGATCCAGCGCGAAGAGACCGTCTACGAGGGCCACAACACCTACTTCCTGATGCCGACCGCCCGTGATCTCGAGTTCGCCCTCCTCATGGCCGGCGACATGCTCTCGCCGTTTATCGGCGAGGAGGAAGTCGATCCGCGGAGCGACGCCTTCTCGCAGTGGCTGATGAATCTCGCGTACGAAGAGTACTAG
- the folP gene encoding dihydropteroate synthase, with protein MDYHAAADFLSDLRRFALDPGTESIRELLEFLDDPHEGVAFVQVAGSNGKGSTARMTESILREAGYRTGLYTSPHFDDIRERVRVDGRKITESAVVEFVEEVRPYLVDRAVEGDPLTSFETLTAMSLWYFGRSDVDVAVLEVGMGGRLDATSVVDPVAAAVTAVSLEHTDILGDTLDDIAAEKVTVAPEDAPLVTGATGESLAAVRRHAPDALSVGLAEESPDVRVRYDGLVNHAEAGVALTGEDWGVETRLPLPGAYQARNAGVAATLARQFGGDRVTETHLARGLRNAHWPGRFEVVERDPLVVLDGAHNPGACEAVAETLAEYDYDDLHLVFGAMHDKDHRSMVEALPPAASVRTCAPALERAADPAVLAAAFEAVGEGETVEPAGSVAAGLAAARDAAAPEDCVLVVGSLFAVAEARRRWSRLAITRDVDGVDDARAVLDRAHPDAVDAAAAASESVSDVLTVRLDRKEARALDRAAGRVGATAITADYRSGRELRAAVVAGTNAELQELLAALDRRELGNVADTLRPRIDGATTRAPADRDYPWIERPSVMGVLNVTPDSFHDGGEYFDASAAVERAEAMVEAGADVIDVGGESTRPGADPVPVEAEIERVRPVIEALADLDALVSIDTRKAAVGRAALEAGADILNDVTGLEDPEMRFLAAEFDVPVIVMHSIDAPVVPGKTVTYDDVVSDVIDELAERVALAERAGLDREQVIVDPGLGFGKSDVENFDLLDRLPEFRALDCPILLGHSHKSMFAHVGQGADERLPATIAATALAVDRGADIVRVHDVAENVAAVRTAVATADAADVPDDWRA; from the coding sequence ATGGACTACCACGCCGCGGCGGACTTTCTCTCCGATCTCCGCCGCTTCGCGCTCGATCCGGGCACGGAGTCGATCCGAGAGTTGCTCGAGTTCCTCGACGACCCCCACGAGGGCGTCGCGTTCGTCCAAGTCGCCGGTTCGAACGGGAAAGGCAGCACCGCACGCATGACCGAATCCATCCTCCGCGAGGCGGGCTACCGCACGGGACTGTACACCTCGCCACATTTCGACGACATCCGGGAGCGGGTTCGCGTCGACGGGCGGAAGATCACGGAGTCCGCCGTCGTCGAGTTCGTCGAGGAGGTTCGACCGTATCTCGTCGACCGGGCCGTCGAGGGCGACCCCCTCACCTCCTTCGAGACGCTGACGGCGATGAGCCTCTGGTACTTCGGCCGCTCGGACGTGGACGTGGCGGTGCTGGAAGTCGGCATGGGCGGCCGCCTCGACGCGACGAGCGTCGTCGACCCCGTCGCCGCCGCGGTGACCGCGGTGAGTCTCGAACACACCGACATCCTCGGCGACACGCTGGACGACATCGCCGCGGAGAAGGTGACGGTCGCCCCCGAGGACGCGCCGCTGGTGACGGGGGCGACCGGCGAGTCGCTCGCGGCCGTCCGCCGGCACGCTCCCGACGCGCTCTCGGTCGGTCTCGCCGAGGAGTCGCCGGACGTGCGCGTCCGCTACGACGGTCTGGTCAACCACGCGGAGGCGGGCGTCGCCCTGACGGGCGAGGACTGGGGCGTCGAGACGCGCCTCCCCCTCCCCGGCGCGTATCAGGCGCGGAACGCGGGGGTCGCCGCGACCTTGGCACGACAGTTCGGCGGCGACCGGGTGACCGAGACGCATCTCGCCCGCGGTCTCCGGAACGCCCACTGGCCCGGCCGGTTCGAAGTCGTCGAGCGCGACCCGCTGGTCGTCCTCGACGGCGCGCACAACCCCGGCGCCTGCGAAGCGGTCGCCGAAACCCTCGCCGAGTACGACTACGACGACCTCCACCTCGTCTTCGGCGCGATGCACGACAAGGATCACCGGTCGATGGTCGAGGCGCTCCCCCCGGCGGCGTCGGTGCGGACCTGCGCGCCGGCGCTCGAACGCGCCGCCGACCCCGCGGTGCTCGCGGCGGCGTTCGAGGCGGTTGGCGAGGGTGAGACCGTGGAACCCGCAGGCTCCGTCGCCGCCGGCCTCGCCGCCGCCCGCGACGCCGCCGCCCCCGAGGACTGCGTACTCGTCGTCGGCTCGCTCTTCGCCGTCGCCGAAGCGCGGCGGCGCTGGTCCCGACTCGCGATCACCCGTGACGTCGACGGCGTCGACGACGCGCGGGCGGTGCTCGACCGCGCCCACCCCGACGCCGTCGACGCCGCGGCGGCGGCGAGCGAGAGCGTCAGCGACGTGCTGACGGTCCGTCTCGACCGCAAGGAGGCGCGGGCGCTCGACCGCGCCGCCGGACGCGTCGGCGCCACCGCCATCACTGCCGACTACCGCAGCGGGCGCGAACTCCGCGCCGCCGTCGTCGCCGGCACGAACGCCGAACTCCAGGAGTTGCTCGCGGCACTCGACCGCCGGGAACTGGGGAACGTCGCCGACACCTTGCGCCCGCGGATCGACGGGGCGACGACGCGGGCGCCGGCCGACCGCGACTACCCCTGGATCGAACGGCCGTCGGTCATGGGGGTGCTGAACGTCACGCCCGACAGCTTCCACGACGGCGGCGAGTACTTCGACGCGTCGGCTGCCGTCGAGCGCGCCGAGGCGATGGTCGAGGCGGGCGCCGACGTGATCGACGTGGGCGGCGAGAGCACGCGCCCCGGCGCCGATCCCGTCCCCGTCGAGGCGGAGATCGAGCGCGTCCGACCCGTGATCGAGGCGCTCGCCGACCTCGACGCGCTGGTGTCCATCGACACCCGGAAGGCCGCCGTCGGGCGGGCCGCTCTGGAGGCCGGCGCCGACATCCTCAACGACGTGACGGGGCTCGAAGACCCCGAGATGCGCTTTCTCGCCGCCGAGTTCGACGTGCCGGTGATCGTGATGCACAGCATCGACGCGCCGGTCGTCCCCGGCAAGACCGTCACCTACGACGACGTGGTGTCGGACGTGATCGACGAACTCGCGGAGCGGGTGGCGCTCGCGGAGCGGGCGGGGCTGGACCGCGAACAGGTGATCGTCGACCCCGGCCTCGGCTTCGGGAAAAGCGACGTCGAGAACTTCGACCTCCTCGACCGCCTGCCCGAGTTCCGGGCGCTCGACTGTCCGATCCTCCTCGGTCACTCCCACAAGTCGATGTTCGCCCACGTCGGGCAGGGGGCCGACGAGCGCCTCCCCGCGACGATTGCGGCGACGGCGCTGGCGGTCGACCGCGGCGCCGACATCGTGCGCGTCCACGACGTGGCCGAGAACGTCGCCGCCGTCCGCACCGCCGTCGCGACGGCCGACGCCGCGGACGTGCCCGACGACTGGCGGGCGTAG
- a CDS encoding pyridoxal phosphate-dependent aminotransferase, with protein MTDFDFAARVGRVEPSATLAISNLANELEADGIDVVDLSVGEPDFDTPDNIKQAAEASLEAGDTGYTSSNGIPELREAIADKLRADDIDCTADNVVVTPGGKQALYELFHTLIDQGDEVVLLDPAWVSYEAQAKMAGADLSRVDLSPYGFQLEPALDDLAGAVSDDTELLVVNSPSNPTGAVYSDAALEGVRDLAVEHDVTVISDEMYDEITYGVEQTSLGSLEGMGDRTLTVNGFSKAYAMTGWRLGYFCAPEDFVSQAGKIQSHSVSCAVNFVQHAGVEALRNTDEAVGEMRDAFRERRDMLADLFADHGVDVPVGDGAFYMMLPVDEDDQAWCEGAIEEAHVATVPGSAFGTPGYARLSYAASQERLQEGVERLAEHDYI; from the coding sequence ATGACGGACTTCGATTTCGCGGCGCGCGTCGGGCGCGTCGAACCGAGTGCGACTCTCGCGATCAGCAACCTCGCCAACGAACTAGAGGCCGACGGCATCGACGTCGTCGACCTCTCGGTCGGCGAACCCGACTTCGACACGCCGGACAACATCAAACAGGCGGCCGAAGCGTCGCTGGAAGCCGGCGACACGGGCTACACCTCCTCGAACGGCATCCCGGAGCTTCGCGAGGCCATCGCGGACAAACTGCGTGCGGACGACATCGACTGCACCGCGGACAACGTGGTCGTCACCCCCGGCGGCAAGCAGGCGCTCTACGAACTCTTCCACACCCTGATCGACCAGGGGGACGAGGTGGTCCTCCTCGACCCCGCGTGGGTCTCCTACGAGGCGCAGGCGAAGATGGCCGGCGCCGACCTCTCGCGGGTCGACCTCTCACCCTATGGCTTCCAGCTCGAACCCGCGCTCGACGACCTCGCCGGGGCCGTCTCCGACGACACCGAACTCCTCGTGGTCAACTCGCCGTCGAACCCGACGGGCGCCGTCTACTCCGACGCGGCGCTCGAGGGCGTCCGTGACCTCGCCGTCGAGCACGACGTCACCGTCATCTCCGACGAGATGTACGACGAGATCACCTACGGCGTCGAGCAGACGAGCCTCGGGAGCCTGGAGGGCATGGGCGACCGGACGCTCACGGTCAACGGTTTCTCGAAGGCCTACGCGATGACGGGGTGGCGGCTCGGCTACTTCTGTGCGCCCGAGGACTTCGTCTCGCAGGCGGGCAAGATCCAGTCCCACTCCGTCTCCTGTGCGGTCAACTTCGTCCAGCACGCGGGCGTCGAGGCCCTCCGCAACACCGACGAGGCGGTCGGCGAGATGCGCGACGCCTTCCGCGAGCGCCGCGACATGCTCGCGGACCTCTTCGCCGACCACGGCGTCGACGTCCCCGTCGGCGACGGCGCGTTCTACATGATGCTCCCCGTCGACGAGGACGACCAAGCGTGGTGTGAGGGCGCCATCGAGGAGGCCCACGTCGCCACGGTTCCGGGGAGCGCGTTCGGGACGCCCGGCTACGCCCGCCTCTCCTACGCGGCGAGTCAGGAGCGACTGCAGGAGGGCGTCGAGCGGCTAGCCGAACACGACTACATCTAA
- the psmA gene encoding archaeal proteasome endopeptidase complex subunit alpha, whose protein sequence is MQGQAQQQAYDRGITIFSPDGRLYQVEYAREAVKRGTASIGIRTEDGVVLAADKRSRSPLMEPTSVEKIHKADDHAGIASAGHVADARQLIDFARRQAQINRLRYSEPIGIETLTKEVTDHIQQYTQVGGARPFGVALLIGGIEDGEPRLYETDPSGTPYEWKAVSIGANRGELQEYLEENYEDGLDLDGGIELALRALATTNDDTLEPAGVDVATIDTDSEQFHELTNDEIETHLDALELLPSEDDEDADEDEE, encoded by the coding sequence ATGCAGGGACAAGCCCAACAGCAGGCATACGACCGCGGGATAACGATCTTCTCGCCCGATGGCCGCCTCTATCAGGTCGAATACGCGCGGGAGGCCGTCAAGCGAGGGACAGCGAGCATCGGCATCCGGACCGAAGACGGCGTCGTACTGGCGGCGGATAAGCGCTCCCGGTCGCCGCTGATGGAGCCGACGAGCGTCGAGAAGATCCACAAGGCCGACGACCACGCCGGCATCGCCTCCGCCGGTCACGTCGCCGACGCGCGCCAACTGATCGACTTCGCCCGTCGACAGGCCCAGATCAACCGCCTCCGATACAGCGAGCCCATCGGCATCGAGACGCTCACCAAGGAGGTCACGGACCACATCCAGCAGTACACGCAGGTCGGTGGTGCGCGCCCGTTCGGCGTCGCCCTCCTCATCGGCGGCATCGAGGACGGCGAGCCCCGCCTCTACGAGACCGACCCCTCGGGGACGCCCTACGAGTGGAAGGCGGTCTCCATCGGTGCCAACCGCGGCGAACTGCAGGAGTATCTCGAAGAGAACTACGAGGACGGCCTCGACCTCGACGGCGGGATCGAACTCGCGCTCCGAGCGCTCGCCACGACCAACGACGACACGCTCGAACCCGCAGGTGTCGACGTGGCGACCATCGACACCGACTCCGAGCAGTTCCACGAACTCACGAACGACGAGATCGAGACCCACCTCGACGCCCTCGAACTCCTCCCCAGCGAGGACGACGAGGACGCCGACGAGGACGAGGAGTAA
- the ribH gene encoding 6,7-dimethyl-8-ribityllumazine synthase: protein MVRLGLVVAQFNASVTEPMAEEARAAAAEADAEVVEAVDVPGAYDAPLAADRLARRDDIDAVAVIGAIVTGDTAHDRVIADATAEALTQVSLDRDTPVTFGVSGPGMSGAEARERVEKGAEAVNAAVEMVRTLP from the coding sequence ATGGTACGACTGGGGCTGGTGGTGGCGCAGTTCAACGCGTCCGTCACCGAGCCGATGGCGGAGGAAGCGCGGGCGGCGGCCGCCGAGGCGGACGCCGAGGTAGTCGAGGCCGTCGACGTGCCGGGAGCGTACGACGCGCCGCTGGCGGCGGATCGGCTCGCGCGCCGCGACGATATCGACGCGGTGGCGGTCATCGGTGCCATCGTCACCGGCGATACGGCGCACGACCGCGTCATCGCGGATGCGACGGCGGAGGCGCTGACGCAGGTGAGCCTCGACCGCGACACGCCAGTCACCTTCGGCGTCAGCGGGCCGGGAATGAGCGGGGCGGAAGCGCGAGAGCGCGTCGAGAAAGGAGCGGAAGCGGTAAACGCGGCCGTCGAGATGGTACGCACGTTACCATGA
- a CDS encoding NRDE family protein yields the protein MCTLTLAWQVFPDSPVVVAANRDERRDRPSEPPRRTESNPAVVAPRDARAGGTWIGYNDAGVFVGITNRWVEGTTPERSRGLLVADALREPDATSAARLVERSVDAHDYDGFNLVVADANAAFLFEWDGHLRVTQLDPGVHVVVNSGAALGGGGAVTDAFVAPSVPDRTDRANEQAENARAVRTALTPEPGEAASEWLDRAAAVLADHEFGVCLHENGYGTRSSSLIRLGDRDEYRFAPGPPCETAYEAVVADADADEGQV from the coding sequence GTGTGTACGCTGACGCTCGCGTGGCAGGTGTTCCCCGATTCGCCGGTCGTCGTCGCCGCCAACCGCGACGAGCGGCGTGATCGGCCGTCGGAGCCGCCGCGCCGAACCGAGTCGAACCCGGCCGTCGTCGCCCCACGCGACGCCCGCGCCGGCGGGACGTGGATCGGCTACAACGACGCCGGCGTCTTCGTCGGCATCACGAACCGCTGGGTCGAGGGGACGACGCCCGAGCGCTCCCGTGGCCTCCTCGTCGCCGACGCGCTCCGGGAACCCGACGCCACGTCGGCCGCCCGACTCGTCGAGCGGTCGGTCGACGCCCACGATTACGACGGCTTCAACCTCGTCGTCGCGGACGCGAACGCCGCCTTCCTGTTCGAGTGGGACGGCCACCTCCGGGTGACCCAACTCGATCCCGGCGTCCACGTCGTCGTCAACAGCGGCGCGGCGCTGGGCGGCGGCGGCGCCGTCACCGACGCCTTCGTGGCGCCGTCGGTCCCCGACCGCACCGACCGGGCGAACGAACAGGCCGAGAACGCCCGCGCGGTCCGAACCGCCCTGACGCCCGAACCGGGGGAGGCGGCGAGCGAGTGGCTCGACCGCGCGGCGGCCGTCCTCGCCGACCACGAGTTCGGCGTCTGTCTCCACGAGAACGGCTACGGCACCCGGTCGTCGTCCTTGATCCGCCTCGGCGACCGCGACGAGTATCGGTTCGCCCCCGGGCCGCCCTGCGAGACGGCGTACGAAGCGGTCGTGGCCGACGCCGACGCCGACGAAGGTCAAGTTTAA